The Gemmatimonadota bacterium DNA segment CGCCCCTCGCGAGTCGCTCCTCGTCGCCGCCGACTCGATCTTCGCCGCGTTGCAACTGTCGGATCCCCGGCAATCCATCCCCCCCCGCACCGCCCTGGTCCGCCGCGTCACCGCACTCCTCGACGACGGGGTGCGCCGCTTTCCCGACGACCCGGAGATGTGGTTCAAGTTCGGCGACGTGCACTATCACTTCACCCGCTTCGTCTTTCCCTCGCAGAGCACGATGCGAACGGCCCGCGACGCCTTCGAGCGCGCCATCGCCCTCGACTCGGCCTTCGCCCCGGCCTACATCCACCACCTCGAACTCGCCGCGCACGACCAGGACGTGGCGACCATGCGCCGGTCGGCACTCGCGTACCTCGCCCTCGGTCCGCACGACGTGCATGGGCGCAGCGTGCGCCTCGTGCAGCAGCTCATGGACTCGCGCGCACGGCCGTCTGCCACTGGTGACTCCGTCGTCGCGAGCGCCGGCGCCGAGGTCTTGCAGTCAGCCTTCTCCATGCTCGTCCCGCTCATGGACTCGGCCGAGACGCAGGTATCCATGTCGCGCTCGCTCTGGCAGGGGCATCTCGTGCCGGTCGTGCCCCCGCCAGCCTGGCACGCGCGAGGCGCGCACGGCCTACGCCTCCACGCTGTTGCTGCGCGGTCATGTGGCACAGGCGCTGGCGCTGGCCGACTCGACGCAGGCCATCGCGCTACTCGAGGCGACGCTGTTGCGCGCCGTGCGCCCCGACAGCGCCGCACGAATCTTCGATGGATGGCTCGACGACCCGCGCCCGCCGGGTCGGATTGCCGCCGCCTCGGTCTATTGGTCGCTGAGCGGCGACGGCGTGCGCCTCGAACGCGCCATGCAGCTGGCGGCGGCCGGCGGGATCCCGGGCTTCCTCGCCGCTGATCCCGGGACTGCGCGCCTTGGCACGCGGCGACACCAGCACCGCCATCGTCGCGCTCACCTTCGCCGACTCCGCGTGCGCAGGTGGTGCTGGGAAACGCGCCTTCCGCTCGCCTTCCTCCTGTCGGCCACGAAGCGTGACAGAGAAGCCGCCGCCATCCTCGACCAGGACTTTCTGGCGTGGCCCGCGCTGCGGATCCTGTGGATGCTCGAGCGCGCTCGCGTGAACGAAAGGCTGGGGTTCGCCCCAAGGCCATCGACGCGTATCTCTATGTGGCCAACGCGTGGCGTCACGCCGATGCGGCGCTGCAACCGTACGTGAGCGAAGCGCGGCGCGGATCGACGCGACTCAGCAGCGATCCGTCGCGCAGCTGACGTCCGCGCAGCTGACGTCCGCACCGCCATCACCCTACCTCGACCCGTCATCGTTTCGCCCACGCCGAATGCGCATCGCCTTCGTCACGTATCGCGCCCTCCCCCAACTCAGCGAAGACGACCGTCTCGCCGTGACCGAGCTCCGGCAGCATGGCGTGGCGGTGGAGAGTGCGGTGTGGGACTCACCGCTCGTGGACTGGTCGCGATACGACGGCATCGTCGTCCGGTCCGCGTGGGACTATCATCTCCGTCCGGACGACTTCGAGGCCTGGCTCGCGCACATCGAGCGCCTCGGGATTCCGCTCTGGAATCCGGCCGGGGTCCTGCGGTGGAACATGGACAAGCGATACCTGCTCGACCTCGCGGTTCGCGGGGTATCGACCGTCCCCACCGTGGCGATCGAGCGCGGCGATCCGGCGACGCTCGCCGAGGTCCTGGGCGACACCGGATGGACCGACGTGGTCTACAAGCCGTGCGTCTCCGCATCGGGGTTTCGGACCGCGCGCGCCCGCGCCGGAGAGCACGCGGCGCACGAAGCCGACTTCGCGGCGCTGGTCGCCGCCCGCGATACGATCGTACAGCCCTTTGTCCCCGCCATTCTCGACGATGGGGAGTGGTCGCTCATCTACTTCAGCGGGCAGTACAGTCACGCCGTGAAGAAGCGCCCTCGCGCCGGCGAGTTCCGCGTGCAGTCGGACTTTGGCGGGAGCGTGATGGCCGAGGCGCCGCGCGCCGGGCTGGTGGCGCAGGCGGAGGACGTGCTGGCGCACCTCCCAGGACAGTGGCTGTACGCCCGCGTGGACGCGTGCGAGGTCGACGGCGAGTTGATGCTGATGGAGCTGGAGATGGTCGAGCCCGACCTCTTCCTGGCCTTCCACCCTTCGGCGCCGCGTCGGCTCGCCGCGGCGATCCGTCAGCTGGTGGCGGGGCGGCATACTCCGATCTCGTTCACGCCGCGCTCGATGACGCCACCCGGTGGAGCAACGAGCTGATGTCCGCCGGATCCAGATCCTCACAGAGAAAGTGGAGGAACTGATACAGGAAAGGTCGGACACGATGCTCCGGGTTCACCCCACGCGAGATGATCAGCAAGCTTCGACTATTCTCGCATGACGTTCCTCGCTCGCACGCGTCAGGTGGTCTCGGTCGTCACAGCGCTGACAACCCTTTACGGGATGTCTGCCGGGCCGTGCCGCCATGGCGACGCGCATGTGACAGCCGCGGACCGGGTCGCGCTCGAAGACCCGGGCAGTCGCGCATCGGGCGGGAAGTGTCATCGGCACGACGCGAGCGCGGATGCAGCGACGCCGTCCGCGTCGCACGACGTGCCGGCTGAGGGCGATGCCTCCCTCTGTCATTGCCTTGGTGCCTGTTGCTGCACCTCGGCGCCCGGCCTTGCCACGCGGGTCGCAAGCGAAGGCGCACAGCTTGCGGCTCATCGCGTCACCTCCTACGTGCTGTCCACGGGGGTCCAGCGGACGCGCTTCGCGCATCTCCTCCCGCCGTCCACCGCCCCACCGAGATTCCTGGTCGCTACCTAACACGCCACTGCCGGCAATCCGCCGACGGCGCCGTCGCTCACCAGGAGTCATCATGCGTTCCCTCAGCAATGGATGGGCCTCTCGCACGCCCAGGCCTCGTCGCGTCCTTCGCTCGATTGTTCTACTCGCCCTCGTACTCGGTACTCCGCACTGGTCTGCGCTGGCAGCCCAGCGCGTGACGCGCCGTACCGGGATTGTGCAGTCCGCTGACACACACCTGCCGCTCTCCGGGGTCCTCGTCGGAAGCGGCGGCTTCCACTCGTATTCGGATTCCGCGGGTCGATTTTCCGTCCGCGTCACGAGTGACACCGCGCTCGTGACGTTCCAGCGCCTTGGCTACACGACGCTCGCGCTGGGGGCCGACGCCGTCCCCGCCGTCGTCTCACTGGCTCCGAAACCAACCCTGCTCGACGCCATCGCCGTCAGCAGCGTCAACGCGAACGACCTTGGCGAGGGCTCTGCGCTCACCACCTCGCTCCTCCGTCGCAGCACGATCGCGACGCGCGGCGGCTCGTCGCTGGCGGAGCGCATGGAGGGCATCGAGGGCATCTCGCTCCAGCGCATGGGCGAATGGGGATCTCGGGCGCTGCTGCGCGGACTCGGCGGTGAGCGCGTGACGGTCATGGTCGACGGGGCTCGAGTAAACCGCGCCTGCACCTTCGGCATGGACCAGGGACTGTCCACCGTGGATCCCGCTACCGTGGAACGTGTTGAGGTCCTTTCGGGGCCTGGTTCGACGCTCTACGGATCGGGGAACATCGGCGGCGTGATCAACGTCGTCACGAAGCGACCTGCTGTCGCCGATGGATGGCACGGCGAGTTCCGGGCCGCCGGGGCGACGGCCACCCCTGGCGCCTCGGTCGGTGCGAGTCTGGCGCTACGTCGCACCCGATTCGACGTGTCGGCGGCGG contains these protein-coding regions:
- a CDS encoding TonB-dependent receptor plug domain-containing protein; the protein is MTFQRLGYTTLALGADAVPAVVSLAPKPTLLDAIAVSSVNANDLGEGSALTTSLLRRSTIATRGGSSLAERMEGIEGISLQRMGEWGSRALLRGLGGERVTVMVDGARVNRACTFGMDQGLSTVDPATVERVEVLSGPGSTLYGSGNIGGVINVVTKRPAVADGWHGEFRAAGATATPGASVGASLALRRTRFDVSAAVDASDYSDYRAPIGRVVGSGYRDGTAALTFGVAPTPSQRLALSTSLYEGRDIGWPAMTGAAIPSERRHSVALDYGWQVAHPPWMRCRHGPSSSDWTTT